In Isosphaera pallida ATCC 43644, the sequence TGAATACCACTTACTACCTCAACAACGAGGGCGAGGTCGTCAAGACCGTCACCGACGTATACGGCGGCATGACCACGGTGCGTACCACCAAGGAGACAGCGCTCGCGCCTGGTGGTTCGTTCGACATTGTGCAGAACTTCATCATCAGTTCACGATTCCAGATTGCCAATCCGTATCAGACCCGTCAGGTTCAGTACAACGTCTCGATGAAGGACGCGGCGGTGGCTTCGATCTTCGCGGTGGACAACCGCCAGAGCCTGACGCCGGGAAGCGACCCCAAGACGGGTCGTCTGGTGGTTCGGGCGATGGGGCCGGAGGATGGTCAACCCGAACCCGGCCCGGTGGCCGAGGAATATCTCGAGCCCAACCCGATTGTGGATTCCGAAGACAGTCGGGTGGTCCAACATATGAAAGCTGCTGTTGGCGACGCGACCGATCCTTGGACCAAGGCTCAGCGGATTCAGGATTGGGTCCATCGCAACATGGTCGATAAAAATTTCGAGGTGACGTTCGCCACTGCCTCAGAAACCGCCCGCGCCCTAAGCGGCGATTGCACCGAACACGCCGTGCTCGTGGCCGCGATGTGTCGCGCCGCCAAGATTCCTGCCCGCGTGGCCATCGGCTTCATCTACGTTGATCGTCTCCGCGGCTTTGGCTATCATATGTGGACCGAAGTGTATGTCAACAACCGCTGGGTTGGCATAGATGCCTCGTTCCAGCAAAACGTGGTAGACGCAGTTCACATCAAGCTCAAGGATACCAGTCTCAAAGGGGTCAGCCCCTTCGAGCAGTTCCAGACCGTGGTGGAAACCGCCTCCAAGTTGTCAATCGAGCCGGTCGAAGTGCGATGAGACGTGGGTTCGTGTCAGGAACGAAGTGGCGCAGAGGGCGAGCGTTGCGCGGGGTCGAGGGCGAAGGCGATTTGAGGCGTCGGCCCAGGAAGCTCG encodes:
- a CDS encoding transglutaminase-like domain-containing protein; its protein translation is MVRVLAWLGVAVLAASSAWAQKPPATSTRETWDAIYLSNTKVGHIHTQITPLVHNGRNLTRVQVTTVMDLKREKDVSRIELRFGTIEAEGGEVLRIDSRIKMGGQDLQAGGDVVNGRMNFTLKTGGRTTSQIIEWTPETRGPYHPELDLKTNPLKPGESRTYRIFLPQLNQLALATLTGIGKETTPLYGANREVYRVDGKVTDLNGKSIAGMNTTYYLNNEGEVVKTVTDVYGGMTTVRTTKETALAPGGSFDIVQNFIISSRFQIANPYQTRQVQYNVSMKDAAVASIFAVDNRQSLTPGSDPKTGRLVVRAMGPEDGQPEPGPVAEEYLEPNPIVDSEDSRVVQHMKAAVGDATDPWTKAQRIQDWVHRNMVDKNFEVTFATASETARALSGDCTEHAVLVAAMCRAAKIPARVAIGFIYVDRLRGFGYHMWTEVYVNNRWVGIDASFQQNVVDAVHIKLKDTSLKGVSPFEQFQTVVETASKLSIEPVEVR